The genomic segment GTCTATCAAACAATAAGGGACTTTATGGTTGGTACTATGGGTGAAGAATATGAATCATTTCTGCCTTATATAGGAACATTAATGATCTATTTGCTAATACTAAATCTAGTTGGATTATTAGGATTTAAGCCACCTACAAGTGATTTGAGCATAACAGCATCCTTCGCAATAACCACATTTTTAGTAGTGAATTTAAATGCTATTAAAAAGAATGGAATACTTGGGTTTGGAAAGGGATTGTTACATCCATTTATCCCTATGCTGCCATTAAACATAATAGAAAGAATTATTTTGCCAATGTCTTTGGCGCTAAGACTTTTTGGTAACATGGTTGCGGCAGTAATATTATTAGAATTGGTGTATCATGGATTGAGTTCAATATCAATTTTTGCACAATTTGGTATACCTGTAATATTACACGCATATTTCGATTTATTTGATGGATTAATTCAAATGATAGTATTTACAATGCTAACTATGATTAATATCAAACAAATAGCAGAAGAATAAGTTTAGAAAATTATTAAAAAATTAAAATTAATTAATATCTTAGGAGGAATCATAATGAGTTTAGGAGTTCTAGCAGCTGGTATAGCTGTATTATCTGGTATTGGAGCAGGAGTAGGTATTGGAATTGCAGCTGGTAAGGCAGTTGAAGCAGTAGGAAGACAACCAGAAGCATCAGGAAGAGTAATGACATTTTTCATATTAGGTGCAGCACTTTGTGAAACTACAGCAATATATGGATTAGTAATGGCATTTATGTTAATGAACAGATAATAAATTTGTATGAGTTAATTGCATTGACTCCGAAGGGAGGATATAAGTAAAAATGGAAGTAAATGTATCAACAATTATATTCAATTGGATTAATTTTGGTCTGATAATCTTGATTTTAAAACATTTCTTTTGGGATAAAATCAAAGGAATAATTGAAGAAAGACAAAATCTCGTTAATCAAACGATAAGTAAAGCAGATGAAGATGCTGAAAAAGCTAGAATGTATTTGGTAAAGAATGAACAAATTTTACAATCAGCTAAAGAAGAAGGTAAGAAAATCACTGAAGCTCAAAGAGCAAAAGGTGATAAACTTTACGAGGAAATTGTTCAAAATGCAAAAGTGGAAGCAAATTCAATAAAAGAAAGAGCTAACTTAGAAATTGAAAGAGAAAAAGAAAAAGCAGAATATGAGATTAAAAAACAAGCAGTAGATTTAGCGGTAGAGCTTTCAGTTAAAGCATTAGAGCAGCAAGTAGATGAAGCAACACATAGAAAACTTATTGGCGATTTTATTGCTAAGGTAGGTATGTAAGTATGCAGGAGTATTTAGAGAAAAGATATGCGTTAGCTCTGTATGAAATTGCTGAAAAGAATAATAAAGTGGATGAATATTTACGAGACTTAACAGATATATGTGATATATTTGATGAAAATAAAGAGTTTTATGAAGTAATTAATCATCCTAAAATAAACACAGCAAAAAAGAAACAGTTATTTACTGATTTGTTTAAAGGAAAAATTGATGGAGAATTACTTTCTTTCATGATGATATTGATTGAAAAGGATAGAATTCTTCAGTTAAGAGAAATACTAGGTCAAATGGAAAATATTGATCTAGAAAGAAGAAATACTATAAGAGGTATAGTTAAAACAGTTGTACCACTTTTAGATGAAGAATTAGAACAATTAAAAGCTATCTTTGAAAAAAAGTACGAAAAAAATATTATATTTAATACTAAAATAGACAAAAGTCTTCTAGGCGGAGTTTATGTTAAAGTTGGAAATGATATTATTGATGGAACTATAAAATCAAAGGTAGAAGAAATGAAAGAATTAATGCTTAAGAAAGAATAGAGGTGAATCCATGAATATTAAACCAGAAGAAATAACTTCTATTATAAAGAAGGAAATAGAGAAATACGAAAAAGATATTAAAACAGTAGATTCTGGTACTATAATCCAAATTGGAGATGGTGTTTCAAGAGTTTATGGATTAGATAATTGTATGCAAGGGGAATTGTTAGAATTTCCTAATAATGTATATGGGATGGTTTTAAATCTTGAACAGGATAATGTTGGTTGTGTTCTTTTAGGAGAAGAAAAAGGAATAAAAGAAGGCGATACAGTTAAAGGAACAGGAAGAGTTGTTGAAGTTCCTGTAGGCGAAGCAATGATTGGAAGAGTTGTTAATGCATTAGGAGAACCAATTGATGGTAAGGGTCCTATAAACACAAGCCAAACTAGACCAATCGAAATTCCAGCAGCAGGTATAATTGATAGAAGTTCTGTTAATGAGCCATTACAAACTGGAATTAAAGCTATAGATTCAATGATTCCAATAGGTAGAGGACAAAGAGAACTTATCATTGGAGACAGACAAACAGGTAAAACAGCTATAGCTATAGATACAATATTAAACCAAAAGGGTAAAGACGTTATCTGTATATATGTTGCTATCGGTCAAAAGCAATCTACAGTTGCTCATATATTTAATACATTAACTGAAATGGGTGCTATGGATTATAGTATAGTTGTAAGTGCTACAGCTTCAGAATCAGCTCCACTTCAATACATGGCTCCATATTCTGGATGTACCATAGGAGAATATTTTATGCATCAAGGTAAAGATGTATTAATAATATATGATGATCTTTCAAAACATGCAACTGCATATAGAGCAATGTCATTATTACTTAAGAGACCACCAGGAAGAGAAGCTTACCCAGGAGATGTTTTCTATATACATTCAAGATTACTTGAAAGAGCTGCGAAGCTATCTAAAGAATTAGGTGGTGGATCAATAACAGCACTTCCAATTATAGAAACTCAAGCTGGAGATGTTACTGCGTACATACCAACTAATGTTATATCAATCACTGATGGTCAAATATTCTTAGAATCTGATTTATTTAATGCAGGACAAAGACCAGCAGTAAATGCAGGTATATCAGTATCAAGAGTTGGTGGTAGTGCACAAATTAAAGCTATGAAACAGGTAAGTGGTACTTTAAGATTAGAACTAGCACAATATAGAGAGCTAGAAGCCTTTTCACAATTTGGATCTGACTTAGATGCCGATTCTAGTAGAAGACTTGAAAAAGGTAAGAGATTAGTTGAAGTATTAAAACAAGATCAATATAGTCCACTTGAAGTTGGAAAGCAAATCATAATATTATATGCAGCTGTTAATGATTTCTTATCAGACATTAAAGTTAGCGATATAAAGAGATTCGAAAAAGAATTCTTAGAGTATGTTGATACTCATCATAGAGAAATTGAAAAATCAATTATTACAGGAAAAACTTTAACTGATGAAATAAAATCTATGTTAGAGGAAGCAATAGTTGAGTTTAAAAAGATATTTTTACAAGAAGCATAGCTTAAATTCTTAAGCTATGCCCTTCTTAGGAGGTGGAGATAATGGGCGCAGCTGGACTTCTTGAAATTAAAAAGAGAATTAAATCAGTTGAAAATACAAGAAAAATCACTAATGCAATGGGACTTGTTGCCACTTCTAAGTTAAGAAAAACTAAAAATGAGTTAGCAGTAAACAATAAGTTTATTGATATAACTGAACCTGTCGTAAGAAATCTTGCAACTACAGCTGGTGAAGAAGGAAGCAATGTTTATTTTGAAGGGAATGATAGTCAAAATAAACTATATGTAGTAATAACATCAGATTC from the Clostridium beijerinckii genome contains:
- a CDS encoding F0F1 ATP synthase subunit A is translated as MEPVIPIFSPEIFGVTVDITAGIIIEWIVIAILGIGAFLLTKNLKLKPGKVQAALEKVYQTIRDFMVGTMGEEYESFLPYIGTLMIYLLILNLVGLLGFKPPTSDLSITASFAITTFLVVNLNAIKKNGILGFGKGLLHPFIPMLPLNIIERIILPMSLALRLFGNMVAAVILLELVYHGLSSISIFAQFGIPVILHAYFDLFDGLIQMIVFTMLTMINIKQIAEE
- the atpA gene encoding F0F1 ATP synthase subunit alpha, encoding MNIKPEEITSIIKKEIEKYEKDIKTVDSGTIIQIGDGVSRVYGLDNCMQGELLEFPNNVYGMVLNLEQDNVGCVLLGEEKGIKEGDTVKGTGRVVEVPVGEAMIGRVVNALGEPIDGKGPINTSQTRPIEIPAAGIIDRSSVNEPLQTGIKAIDSMIPIGRGQRELIIGDRQTGKTAIAIDTILNQKGKDVICIYVAIGQKQSTVAHIFNTLTEMGAMDYSIVVSATASESAPLQYMAPYSGCTIGEYFMHQGKDVLIIYDDLSKHATAYRAMSLLLKRPPGREAYPGDVFYIHSRLLERAAKLSKELGGGSITALPIIETQAGDVTAYIPTNVISITDGQIFLESDLFNAGQRPAVNAGISVSRVGGSAQIKAMKQVSGTLRLELAQYRELEAFSQFGSDLDADSSRRLEKGKRLVEVLKQDQYSPLEVGKQIIILYAAVNDFLSDIKVSDIKRFEKEFLEYVDTHHREIEKSIITGKTLTDEIKSMLEEAIVEFKKIFLQEA
- a CDS encoding F0F1 ATP synthase subunit B is translated as MEVNVSTIIFNWINFGLIILILKHFFWDKIKGIIEERQNLVNQTISKADEDAEKARMYLVKNEQILQSAKEEGKKITEAQRAKGDKLYEEIVQNAKVEANSIKERANLEIEREKEKAEYEIKKQAVDLAVELSVKALEQQVDEATHRKLIGDFIAKVGM
- a CDS encoding F0F1 ATP synthase subunit delta is translated as MQEYLEKRYALALYEIAEKNNKVDEYLRDLTDICDIFDENKEFYEVINHPKINTAKKKQLFTDLFKGKIDGELLSFMMILIEKDRILQLREILGQMENIDLERRNTIRGIVKTVVPLLDEELEQLKAIFEKKYEKNIIFNTKIDKSLLGGVYVKVGNDIIDGTIKSKVEEMKELMLKKE
- the atpE gene encoding ATP synthase F0 subunit C, which produces MSLGVLAAGIAVLSGIGAGVGIGIAAGKAVEAVGRQPEASGRVMTFFILGAALCETTAIYGLVMAFMLMNR